A single Mucilaginibacter inviolabilis DNA region contains:
- a CDS encoding TolC family protein: MITRKIVFSIFCSLIFSITAWAQDAPLLTLKEAVEIALKNNYNIKLSQNNSAIAANNVTLGNAGVLPQVTGNFATNNSRQNTKQTRSDGTVNDINAHNSNNSYGVNLNWTIFDGFNMFANYDQLKTIDTLSAIRLKDTIQTTVANVITTYYDLINQNEQIKALKGAIDISRTQLRYANDKYKVGRASGLDVLNAQVNLNTDTANLVTQYQQFKAIKIQLNQLLIRDLQTDFAVTDTILIDDKLTLAEIINSAQLQNPAILSAQINKRLAEINLKQVRSTRYPQVGLTSGYTFSNSKTPAGFTLSQNVHGLNYGLTASINIFNGFNQNRRERNAKIQIDNANISAKQIRLNVEAQINNFFVSYLSGLDLIKLGQANVTIAKKNLDISLEKYKLGNITPLEIREAQRNYLDAQSKFFAAQYQSKLAEVTLKQITSSININ; this comes from the coding sequence ATGATCACCAGAAAAATAGTTTTCTCAATTTTCTGTAGCCTGATTTTCAGCATAACGGCTTGGGCGCAGGATGCCCCACTGCTTACGCTGAAAGAGGCGGTGGAGATAGCACTTAAAAACAACTATAATATCAAGCTGTCGCAAAATAACTCTGCCATAGCGGCAAACAATGTTACTCTGGGCAACGCGGGTGTTTTACCGCAGGTTACCGGCAATTTTGCTACCAACAACAGCAGACAAAACACCAAGCAAACGCGTAGTGACGGCACGGTGAATGATATTAATGCCCATAACTCCAACAACAGCTATGGCGTAAACCTTAACTGGACCATTTTTGATGGCTTTAATATGTTTGCCAATTATGATCAGTTAAAAACTATAGATACTTTAAGCGCTATACGGCTAAAGGATACTATCCAAACAACGGTTGCTAATGTGATTACTACCTACTATGATCTCATCAACCAAAATGAGCAGATCAAAGCGCTCAAAGGGGCTATAGATATTTCGCGTACACAACTGCGGTATGCTAACGACAAGTACAAAGTTGGCCGCGCCTCGGGATTGGATGTATTGAATGCACAGGTTAACCTCAATACCGATACAGCCAACCTGGTAACACAATATCAGCAGTTTAAGGCCATCAAGATACAATTGAATCAACTCCTGATCCGCGATCTGCAAACCGATTTCGCCGTAACCGATACCATCCTGATTGATGATAAACTAACCCTTGCCGAGATCATCAACAGCGCACAATTGCAAAACCCGGCCATCCTTTCCGCACAGATCAACAAACGCCTGGCCGAAATTAACCTGAAGCAGGTACGTTCAACCCGGTATCCGCAGGTGGGTTTAACTTCGGGCTATACCTTCTCCAATAGTAAAACACCGGCCGGCTTTACCCTGTCGCAAAATGTACATGGCTTAAATTACGGTCTCACCGCAAGCATCAACATATTTAACGGCTTTAACCAGAACCGTCGGGAAAGGAATGCAAAAATCCAGATAGACAATGCCAATATCAGCGCCAAGCAAATCCGGCTGAATGTAGAGGCACAAATCAATAACTTTTTTGTGAGTTACTTATCCGGGCTCGATCTGATTAAACTGGGGCAAGCCAACGTAACTATAGCTAAAAAGAACCTGGATATATCATTAGAAAAATATAAGCTGGGTAATATTACGCCTTTAGAAATAAGAGAAGCCCAGCGTAATTACCTGGATGCACAATCCAAGTTCTTTGCTGCTCAGTATCAATCAAAACTTGCAGAAGTTACTTTAAAACAAATCACCAGCAGTATTAATATTAATTAA
- a CDS encoding efflux RND transporter periplasmic adaptor subunit encodes MRTRYIIYTALALLVAYLIYNKFFSKSAKESAAAIAAGGKGGKKKNGPVSVNIMIVKDTAINNIIDVTGSIDANEKVNLVSQTAGNITGIYFTEGSKVQKGQLLVKVYNQDLEASLKQVNYQVALAKQNEYRNKVLLEKEAISQQEYDTSLTSLNSLKAQGDMIKAQITRTEIRAPFSGTIGLRNVSPGGYLSPQTSIAQLVNIDPAKITFSVPERYLSIIGPGSKIKFTTASSRENFTATVYAIDPAIDVNSRTLTVRAKAPNPKGLLTAGGFAKINLTLDQIPKTILLPTQAVIPDLKSNLVYVYHNGVAESKPVKTDMRTDTKIQIIDGLKPGDSVVVSGIIQMRPKVPLKIAKVIK; translated from the coding sequence ATGAGAACAAGGTATATCATTTACACCGCGCTGGCTTTGCTAGTTGCTTACCTAATTTACAACAAATTCTTTAGCAAAAGCGCCAAGGAATCTGCTGCTGCTATAGCTGCCGGGGGCAAAGGCGGCAAAAAAAAGAACGGTCCTGTTTCCGTTAACATTATGATTGTAAAGGATACCGCTATCAACAATATTATAGATGTAACCGGCTCCATTGATGCCAATGAAAAGGTAAACCTGGTAAGCCAAACCGCAGGCAACATAACCGGAATCTATTTTACCGAAGGCAGCAAGGTGCAAAAAGGACAGTTACTGGTTAAAGTTTATAACCAGGACCTGGAAGCATCGCTTAAACAGGTAAACTACCAGGTGGCCCTGGCTAAACAAAATGAATACCGCAACAAAGTATTGTTAGAAAAAGAGGCCATCAGCCAACAGGAATATGATACCTCTTTAACATCTCTGAACTCCCTGAAAGCGCAGGGCGATATGATCAAAGCGCAAATAACCCGCACCGAGATCAGGGCACCGTTTTCGGGCACTATCGGCTTACGGAATGTGAGCCCGGGTGGTTACCTGTCGCCGCAAACATCCATCGCGCAGCTGGTGAATATCGATCCGGCGAAGATCACATTCTCCGTTCCGGAAAGATACCTTTCTATCATTGGCCCGGGCAGCAAGATCAAATTTACCACCGCCAGCTCGAGGGAAAATTTTACGGCTACCGTATATGCTATTGACCCCGCTATTGACGTGAATTCGCGCACGCTTACCGTACGGGCCAAAGCGCCCAACCCAAAAGGCTTGCTTACAGCCGGCGGATTTGCTAAAATTAATTTAACGCTTGATCAGATACCTAAAACCATTTTGCTGCCCACCCAGGCCGTTATTCCCGACCTGAAAAGCAACCTGGTTTATGTTTACCATAATGGTGTTGCGGAAAGCAAACCGGTAAAAACCGATATGCGTACCGATACCAAAATACAGATTATAGACGGCCTGAAGCCTGGCGATAGCGTAGTGGTATCGGGCATTATACAAATGCGACCGAAGGTTCCTTTGAAAATTGCTAAAGTGATAAAATAA
- a CDS encoding efflux RND transporter permease subunit, translated as MSLSSVSIKRPVLATVMSVAIVVFGIIGYKFLGVRDFPSVDPPIISVSTSYAGANADVIESQITEPLEKAINGVPGIRNLSSTSSVGSSNITVEFDLDADLETAANDVRDKVGQAQRQLPQDIDAPPVVTKADASADQIITLEVQSDTRNINQLDDYAENVLQEGLQTIPGVSTINIQGQRQYAMRLWIDPNKLTAQGVTATDIGAALSKENVELPAGKIEGNNTEVTIRALGKLSTEKDFNDLIIRSDSNRVVRLRDVGYAVLGSANEETIFKESGVPMIGLAIVPQPGANYVQIAKDFYKRLDQIKKDLPPDIKVNVALDNTRFINQSISEVQETLIVSFVLVVIIIYLFFRDWLIAFRPLIDIPVSLIGAFFIMYVFGFSINILTLLGIVLATGLVVDDGIVVTENIYKKVEAGMAIRKAAFEGSAEIFFAVVSTSVTLAAVFLPIVFLQGFTGRLFREFAVVVAGAVLISAFVSLSLTPMLNVKLIRKSNKKSKFYERTEPFFVNMTNSYTQTLVKFMKVRWVSFVILAVSLIIIGVLVRVIPSELAPLDDRSLLRYSVTGSEGATYEYMTKYMDKVSQMVEDSVPEAKVNFEIVSPSFGGGASNTGFGRIGLVNPDERERTQQQLADWLSKKLSKMPDARANVIQEQTISGGGSGARTSLPVQYVIQNQDFEKIRAALPKFFAEVSKSPVFQGTDVNLKFTKPELRVITDRDRARDLGVSVDDIAQTLQLYYSAGRLAYFLINGKQYQVVAQVDRANRDQPLDLKSVYLRSTKGGLVQLDNVVTVTEGATPPAIYHFNRYKSATVSAGLAPGRTVGDGIKEMDRISKEILDDTFSTALSGPSRDYAEGSSNILFAFGFALLLIYLVLAAQFESFMDPFIVMLTVPLAISGAFLSLWLFNQTLNIFSEIGIITLVGLVTKNGILIVEFANQRMEHGVAKYEAAIEAATARLRPILMTSLAVVLGSVPIAFALGAGAKSRVSLGIVIMGGMLFSLVLTLYIIPLMYVIFASKTRRDPDHEPEDAEAEKSEPEFAELKN; from the coding sequence ATGAGTTTATCCTCAGTCAGTATAAAGCGGCCGGTATTGGCCACGGTAATGTCGGTAGCCATTGTGGTGTTCGGTATTATTGGTTATAAATTTTTAGGGGTACGGGATTTTCCTTCGGTCGATCCGCCTATCATTTCGGTATCTACCAGTTATGCGGGTGCCAATGCCGATGTAATTGAGTCGCAGATCACCGAGCCATTGGAAAAGGCTATCAATGGCGTTCCGGGCATCCGCAACCTGTCGTCGACCAGCTCGGTGGGTTCCAGCAACATTACGGTGGAATTTGATCTGGATGCCGATCTGGAAACCGCCGCGAACGACGTGCGCGATAAAGTAGGCCAGGCACAGCGCCAGTTACCACAGGATATTGACGCGCCGCCGGTTGTTACCAAGGCCGATGCCAGCGCCGACCAGATTATTACCCTGGAAGTGCAGAGTGATACCCGTAATATTAACCAGCTGGATGATTATGCCGAAAACGTATTGCAGGAAGGTCTGCAAACTATTCCTGGTGTAAGTACCATTAACATACAGGGTCAGCGCCAGTACGCCATGCGTTTATGGATAGACCCAAATAAGTTAACCGCACAAGGCGTTACCGCAACCGATATTGGTGCGGCATTATCCAAAGAAAATGTGGAGCTGCCTGCCGGTAAAATTGAAGGTAATAATACCGAGGTGACCATCAGGGCGCTGGGAAAACTTTCAACAGAAAAAGATTTTAACGATCTCATTATCCGATCGGACAGTAACCGGGTGGTGCGTTTGCGCGATGTGGGTTATGCCGTTTTAGGATCGGCCAACGAGGAAACTATTTTTAAGGAATCGGGCGTGCCGATGATCGGTTTGGCTATTGTGCCGCAGCCGGGTGCCAATTACGTGCAGATAGCCAAAGATTTTTATAAACGTCTGGATCAGATCAAAAAAGATCTACCACCGGATATTAAAGTAAATGTGGCGCTGGATAATACCCGCTTCATCAACCAGTCGATATCCGAAGTGCAGGAAACGCTCATTGTATCCTTTGTGCTGGTGGTGATCATCATTTACCTCTTTTTCCGCGATTGGCTTATCGCATTCCGCCCACTCATTGATATCCCGGTATCATTGATCGGCGCCTTTTTCATCATGTATGTTTTTGGTTTCTCCATCAATATATTAACTCTGCTGGGCATTGTACTGGCCACGGGCCTGGTGGTGGATGACGGGATTGTGGTAACCGAGAACATCTACAAAAAGGTAGAAGCCGGAATGGCCATCCGCAAGGCAGCCTTTGAAGGTTCGGCCGAGATCTTTTTTGCGGTAGTATCTACCTCGGTTACGCTGGCCGCAGTGTTTTTACCCATTGTGTTTTTACAGGGCTTTACCGGCCGTTTGTTCCGCGAGTTTGCGGTAGTGGTGGCCGGCGCGGTATTGATATCGGCATTTGTGTCCCTGTCGTTAACCCCTATGCTGAATGTTAAGCTGATCCGCAAGAGCAACAAAAAATCAAAGTTTTACGAGCGTACAGAGCCTTTCTTTGTGAACATGACCAACTCCTATACTCAAACTTTGGTTAAGTTTATGAAAGTACGCTGGGTATCTTTCGTGATCCTGGCGGTATCGCTCATTATTATTGGTGTTTTGGTACGGGTCATCCCATCTGAGCTGGCTCCGCTGGATGACCGCAGTTTGTTGCGTTACAGCGTTACCGGATCTGAAGGCGCCACTTACGAGTACATGACCAAATATATGGACAAGGTATCGCAAATGGTGGAGGATTCCGTTCCGGAGGCCAAGGTTAATTTCGAGATCGTTTCGCCATCTTTTGGCGGCGGCGCATCCAATACCGGTTTTGGCCGTATCGGTCTGGTTAATCCCGATGAGCGCGAACGAACCCAGCAGCAACTGGCCGACTGGCTCAGCAAAAAGTTGAGCAAAATGCCCGATGCCCGCGCCAACGTGATACAGGAGCAAACCATCAGCGGTGGTGGTAGCGGGGCCCGTACTTCGTTGCCCGTACAATACGTGATCCAAAACCAGGATTTCGAAAAAATACGCGCGGCCTTGCCCAAATTCTTTGCCGAGGTATCTAAAAGCCCCGTTTTTCAGGGTACCGACGTAAACCTGAAATTTACCAAACCCGAGCTAAGGGTAATAACCGACAGGGACCGCGCGCGCGACCTGGGGGTATCGGTTGATGACATAGCCCAAACCCTGCAATTGTATTATAGCGCGGGCCGCCTGGCTTACTTCCTCATCAATGGCAAGCAATATCAGGTAGTTGCCCAGGTAGATCGGGCCAACCGCGATCAGCCGCTCGATCTGAAATCTGTTTACCTGCGCAGCACCAAAGGCGGCCTGGTACAGCTGGATAACGTAGTAACAGTTACCGAAGGCGCCACCCCTCCGGCTATTTATCACTTTAACCGGTATAAATCAGCCACGGTATCCGCTGGTTTAGCGCCTGGTCGTACCGTTGGCGATGGCATTAAGGAGATGGACCGTATCTCTAAAGAAATACTGGACGATACCTTCAGTACCGCCCTGAGCGGCCCATCCCGGGATTATGCCGAGGGATCATCAAACATCCTGTTCGCTTTTGGCTTTGCCCTCTTGCTCATATACCTGGTACTGGCGGCACAGTTTGAGAGTTTTATGGACCCGTTTATTGTGATGCTCACGGTACCGCTGGCTATTTCGGGCGCGTTTTTATCGCTGTGGCTGTTTAACCAAACCCTTAATATTTTCAGTGAAATCGGGATCATTACCCTGGTAGGGCTGGTAACCAAAAACGGTATCCTCATTGTGGAATTTGCCAACCAGCGTATGGAACACGGCGTGGCTAAGTATGAAGCTGCCATTGAGGCCGCAACAGCACGTTTACGCCCCATATTAATGACCAGCTTAGCGGTTGTGCTTGGTTCTGTTCCTATCGCGTTTGCCCTGGGAGCGGGCGCCAAAAGCCGTGTATCATTGGGTATTGTCATTATGGGAGGCATGTTGTTTTCGCTGGTGCTTACCCTTTATATTATTCCGCTGATGTATGTGATCTTCGCCTCCAAAACCCGCCGCGACCCGGATCATGAACCGGAAGATGCGGAAGCAGAGAAGTCTGAACCAGAATTTGCAGAATTAAAGAATTAA
- a CDS encoding response regulator, with protein sequence MLIPYKTCLLIDDNYIDNFVTRRVLENSNFAEQIIVRQSPAEAIILLREATIKPDVIFLDVRMPQMSGFEFLEEYDKLLIDKKDIKIFMLSSSLDPTDMKESSGNKYITQFIHKPLTIKALEEICP encoded by the coding sequence ATGTTAATCCCCTACAAAACCTGCCTGTTGATTGATGATAACTACATCGACAACTTTGTTACGCGCAGGGTTTTGGAAAACAGTAACTTTGCAGAGCAGATCATTGTAAGACAATCGCCTGCCGAAGCCATTATTTTGCTCCGGGAGGCCACTATAAAACCCGATGTTATCTTTTTAGATGTCCGTATGCCCCAAATGAGCGGGTTTGAGTTTTTAGAGGAATACGATAAGCTTTTGATCGATAAAAAAGATATTAAAATATTTATGCTTTCTTCTTCTCTTGACCCAACAGATATGAAAGAATCGTCAGGGAACAAGTATATTACCCAATTTATACATAAGCCATTAACAATTAAAGCGCTCGAAGAAATTTGTCCATGA
- a CDS encoding BadF/BadG/BcrA/BcrD ATPase family protein, giving the protein MILVADSGSSKTDWLLSLPQQEPVSFKTAGLNPYFLTEKEIAKIIQDQAPNMVAHAQDISEIYFFGAGCSSPDRHEIVSNAISQLFTKAFVSVDSDLLGCAYATCGYEKGICCVMGTGSNISYFDGENIHDGQHGLGFVLGDEGSGTWFGKALITDFLYGNMPGDINEAFNKAYGLNKEIVIKNVYQRPNANTYLASFSRFVSEIKTTPYGQELLERGLLEFIDTNIKSYPEYHRYKCHFVGSIAYFFAEELTTLCHQHGVKTGKVIKQPINDLMAFILKRNEE; this is encoded by the coding sequence ATGATCTTAGTTGCCGATAGCGGATCTTCCAAAACAGACTGGCTGCTCAGCCTTCCACAGCAGGAACCAGTATCATTCAAAACCGCCGGATTAAACCCATACTTTTTAACCGAAAAAGAAATAGCCAAAATAATACAGGACCAGGCGCCCAATATGGTGGCACATGCCCAAGATATTTCTGAAATCTATTTTTTCGGGGCCGGCTGCTCCAGTCCAGACAGGCATGAGATCGTTTCCAACGCTATCAGTCAGTTATTCACCAAAGCTTTTGTGAGTGTCGACAGTGATCTTCTGGGTTGCGCCTATGCTACCTGCGGGTACGAAAAAGGAATTTGCTGTGTAATGGGTACGGGATCAAACATCTCTTATTTTGATGGAGAGAACATACACGATGGCCAGCATGGCCTGGGTTTTGTTTTGGGCGACGAAGGCTCAGGAACCTGGTTTGGGAAGGCCCTCATCACCGATTTTCTGTATGGCAATATGCCTGGCGATATCAATGAAGCATTTAATAAAGCATACGGGTTGAATAAAGAGATCGTGATCAAAAACGTATATCAGCGACCTAATGCCAATACCTACCTGGCCTCATTCTCGCGTTTTGTAAGCGAAATAAAAACCACCCCCTATGGACAGGAATTATTGGAACGGGGCTTACTGGAATTTATTGACACCAACATCAAATCATACCCCGAATATCACCGTTACAAGTGTCACTTCGTGGGCTCCATTGCCTATTTTTTTGCCGAAGAATTAACCACCCTTTGCCATCAACATGGTGTTAAAACCGGCAAAGTAATCAAACAGCCCATCAATGATCTGATG
- a CDS encoding M61 family metallopeptidase, whose product MKPFKHIITFLLIISYMSPSISEAQTTANISYTVSFPEAQAHYADIEMHISGLKQNTLDLKMPVWTPGSYLVREFAKNIEAFSADAGGKTVPSPKINKNTWRIDTKGVSTVNIKYRVYANEISVRTSYIDVTHGFLSTSGIFIYPANMLHQPSTIHIKPYKDWAKVSTSLEMVNNDPFTRVSPNYDILFDSPIEVGNQDVFGFDASGVKYEVCMYGGGNYDKERLKKDLHSIVEQEVAIYGENPNKHYVFIVHNHLRGGGGLEHLSSTVLGASRDNYATEKGYQNFLGLAAHEHFHLWNVKRLRPIVLGPFDYDNENYTTNLWIAEGFTEYYQEIAVRRTNLYSPENYLDVLAGEFNILENLPGKNVQTVAESSFDAWIKAYRPNENSNNTTISYYNKGAIIGMMLDLEIINSSNGKYSLDNVMRYMYTEYYKTKKRGYTDAEFKQGFEKFAGKKLDDFYKKYINGLTPVDYNKYLGYAGYKISDDLANNNDPALGVATAATANKKLIVTSVTRGTAAYIDGINVNDELVAIDDTPVTDAAAMLNGKKVGDKIKVDVIRDGLPLTLQVTLLKNARVKYKIVPAGNETAQQLLVRKKWLSL is encoded by the coding sequence ATGAAACCATTTAAACATATCATTACTTTTTTATTAATCATATCTTATATGAGTCCATCTATCAGTGAAGCTCAAACTACGGCCAATATATCTTATACCGTGTCTTTCCCCGAGGCACAGGCGCACTATGCTGATATCGAAATGCATATTTCGGGCCTAAAACAAAACACGCTCGACTTGAAAATGCCCGTATGGACACCCGGCTCGTACCTGGTGCGGGAGTTTGCCAAAAACATCGAAGCTTTTAGCGCGGATGCCGGTGGAAAAACGGTGCCATCGCCCAAAATCAATAAAAACACCTGGCGTATCGATACCAAAGGCGTATCAACCGTAAATATTAAATACCGGGTTTATGCTAATGAAATTTCGGTGCGTACCAGTTATATCGATGTTACGCACGGTTTCCTGTCAACCTCGGGCATCTTTATTTACCCGGCAAACATGCTGCATCAGCCGTCAACCATCCATATTAAACCTTATAAAGACTGGGCCAAGGTTTCAACCAGTCTGGAAATGGTGAATAATGATCCCTTTACCCGTGTATCGCCCAATTATGATATCCTTTTTGATTCGCCTATTGAGGTGGGTAACCAGGATGTTTTTGGCTTTGATGCATCGGGTGTAAAATATGAGGTTTGTATGTACGGAGGTGGTAATTATGATAAAGAACGCCTGAAAAAAGATCTGCATAGCATAGTGGAGCAGGAAGTAGCTATTTATGGCGAAAACCCCAACAAGCATTATGTTTTCATCGTTCACAACCATTTACGTGGCGGCGGTGGCCTGGAGCATTTAAGCTCTACGGTTTTAGGCGCTTCGCGCGATAACTATGCAACAGAAAAAGGTTACCAGAACTTTTTAGGTCTGGCGGCGCATGAGCATTTCCATTTATGGAATGTAAAACGCCTGCGCCCGATTGTATTGGGTCCGTTTGATTATGATAACGAAAACTACACCACCAATTTATGGATAGCCGAAGGCTTTACCGAATATTACCAGGAAATAGCGGTTCGGCGTACCAATCTGTATTCGCCGGAAAACTACCTGGATGTATTGGCCGGAGAGTTTAATATACTGGAAAACCTGCCGGGCAAAAATGTGCAGACGGTGGCCGAATCGAGCTTCGACGCCTGGATAAAAGCATACCGTCCGAACGAAAATTCCAACAATACAACCATTTCCTACTACAACAAAGGCGCTATCATTGGCATGATGCTCGATCTCGAGATCATCAACAGTAGCAACGGTAAATACTCGCTGGATAATGTAATGAGGTATATGTATACCGAATATTATAAAACCAAAAAACGCGGCTATACCGATGCGGAGTTTAAACAGGGCTTTGAAAAATTTGCCGGTAAAAAACTGGATGATTTCTACAAAAAATATATCAATGGCCTAACCCCGGTTGACTATAACAAATACCTGGGCTATGCCGGCTATAAAATAAGCGACGATCTGGCCAATAATAACGACCCGGCATTGGGTGTTGCTACCGCAGCTACTGCCAATAAAAAACTAATTGTAACCAGCGTTACCCGCGGAACAGCGGCCTATATAGATGGCATTAATGTGAATGATGAACTGGTAGCTATAGATGATACCCCGGTTACCGATGCGGCAGCTATGTTGAATGGTAAAAAAGTGGGTGATAAAATAAAAGTGGATGTTATCCGCGATGGACTGCCACTTACGCTGCAGGTTACTTTATTAAAAAATGCACGCGTTAAATACAAAATTGTACCTGCAGGTAACGAAACAGCACAGCAACTGCTGGTACGTAAAAAATGGCTGAGTTTGTAA
- a CDS encoding APC family permease codes for MPSAAALKKIRPIQLVAVIFFTVSGGPYGLEPLLSYAGDHGVFLVLLITPLLWDVPAIFTVLELNSMMPVTGGYYKWVKYTLGTRWGFYEGWWTWLYTFVDLAIYPVLFVQYAAFFFPVLQHYQVPVCLLIIWASAGLNILGIVPVGKVSLFLSAAVLAPVIVLIVLAFYHHTGSLGIPSPSLKGITFPSLGMALYTIMWNCLGWDNITTYAEEVEKPVRSYLVSMIIAFILVIVVYFFIIWVAQLSGINHDTLTNDGFPALGVLIAGRWLGIAIAAGGMASTLGMYAAVLLSVSRVPQVMSEDHLLPAGLNKLHSRFKTPYISIIICSLVVSFMVLWTFADLLIIDVTVYGAGLSLEYIALVKLRLKEPLKTRPFKIPLSVTGLCLVLIFPFLVYAVALGGALSSTPEALKAAVFAVAALLSAEVAWRIILISRPHLKTS; via the coding sequence ATGCCATCTGCCGCAGCCTTAAAAAAAATCAGACCTATACAGCTCGTCGCTGTCATCTTTTTTACCGTATCCGGCGGGCCCTATGGCCTGGAGCCACTGTTGAGTTATGCTGGTGATCATGGTGTCTTTTTGGTATTGTTAATAACCCCCTTACTTTGGGATGTACCGGCTATATTCACCGTACTGGAACTGAATAGCATGATGCCTGTCACCGGTGGCTATTATAAATGGGTTAAATATACCCTGGGCACCCGCTGGGGCTTCTACGAGGGCTGGTGGACCTGGCTCTACACCTTTGTTGATCTGGCTATATATCCTGTGTTGTTTGTGCAATACGCGGCTTTCTTTTTTCCGGTATTACAGCATTACCAGGTGCCGGTATGTTTGCTCATTATTTGGGCATCAGCAGGGTTAAATATATTGGGTATTGTGCCCGTGGGTAAAGTATCGTTGTTTTTGAGCGCGGCTGTACTGGCGCCGGTTATTGTTTTAATTGTGCTGGCCTTTTATCATCATACCGGCAGCCTGGGTATACCCTCGCCTTCATTAAAGGGCATTACTTTCCCGTCACTTGGGATGGCTTTATATACCATCATGTGGAACTGCCTGGGCTGGGATAATATCACCACCTATGCCGAAGAGGTTGAAAAACCGGTACGGTCATACCTGGTATCCATGATCATTGCCTTTATACTGGTAATAGTGGTTTATTTTTTTATCATTTGGGTAGCACAGCTATCGGGTATTAACCATGATACATTAACCAATGATGGTTTCCCGGCATTAGGGGTACTGATTGCTGGCAGGTGGTTGGGAATTGCTATAGCAGCAGGTGGAATGGCCAGTACATTGGGTATGTACGCTGCTGTATTGTTATCGGTATCGAGGGTGCCGCAGGTAATGTCTGAAGATCATTTGCTACCAGCAGGGTTAAATAAGCTTCATAGTCGTTTTAAAACGCCCTATATATCCATCATCATTTGTTCACTGGTGGTTAGCTTTATGGTACTATGGACCTTTGCCGATTTGTTAATTATTGATGTAACGGTTTACGGAGCCGGCTTATCCCTGGAATATATAGCGCTGGTTAAGCTCAGGCTAAAAGAGCCGCTTAAAACCAGGCCATTCAAGATCCCGTTAAGTGTTACCGGGCTTTGCCTGGTGCTGATTTTTCCTTTTCTGGTTTACGCTGTAGCTTTGGGTGGTGCGCTATCATCAACTCCCGAAGCACTTAAAGCGGCAGTATTTGCGGTAGCGGCATTACTAAGTGCCGAAGTGGCCTGGCGCATTATTTTGATAAGCAGGCCTCATCTAAAAACAAGTTGA
- a CDS encoding MarR family winged helix-turn-helix transcriptional regulator, which translates to MPLIEPISRKLIRLGKLYQSLLAKSTEHLDVNRYHYVLSLIYYHDGQLSQKALAELLGKDKSAIVNIINLLSAKGFVYRENNPNDRREQLLKVTEKAKRAVPHIVATFKSINADITRGIPEADMKIFESVLLRMQNNINPLTTT; encoded by the coding sequence ATGCCGTTAATTGAACCCATATCCCGCAAACTGATACGTTTGGGTAAATTGTACCAAAGCCTGCTCGCTAAAAGTACAGAACACCTGGACGTAAACCGGTATCACTATGTGCTATCGCTCATTTACTACCATGACGGGCAATTATCTCAAAAAGCATTGGCCGAATTACTAGGCAAGGATAAATCGGCTATTGTAAACATTATCAATCTACTCAGTGCCAAAGGCTTTGTTTACCGGGAAAATAACCCGAACGACCGTCGCGAACAATTGTTGAAAGTTACCGAAAAGGCCAAGCGCGCTGTGCCGCATATTGTGGCCACCTTTAAAAGCATTAATGCCGATATCACCAGAGGTATCCCGGAGGCTGATATGAAAATATTTGAGAGCGTATTACTGCGCATGCAAAACAACATCAACCCGCTAACAACAACCTGA